Proteins from a single region of Jatrophihabitans sp.:
- a CDS encoding sulfurtransferase — MERDLALVDGDWVERHLNVPGVVLVETGNEDTEYVKGHPPGALWIGWEEFQDDLRLGVLGPDRFSDLLSAKGIGQDDTVVLYSSTNNLLAALAYWYFTLYGHRSVRLLDGGRTRWELDNRSLSTEVPSRPPTSYRVAALELSVRATRDDVLAAIGSENILDVRAPEEYSGQIFAPGFAGEAFAPGNNPHEVAQRSGHVPGALNRPWEAVVNDDGTFKTEGELAELFADLDSNVGSITYCWVGARSAHTWFVLRELLGWPEVRNYDGSWAEYGSLLGVPVERTFQATK, encoded by the coding sequence ATGGAGCGAGACCTCGCGCTGGTGGATGGTGACTGGGTCGAGCGTCACCTCAACGTACCCGGCGTGGTGTTGGTCGAGACCGGCAACGAGGACACCGAGTATGTGAAGGGCCACCCGCCCGGCGCGCTGTGGATCGGGTGGGAGGAGTTCCAGGACGACCTGCGACTCGGCGTCCTCGGACCGGATCGCTTCAGCGACCTGTTGTCCGCGAAGGGCATCGGCCAGGACGACACAGTGGTGCTGTACTCGTCGACCAACAACCTGCTCGCCGCGCTGGCGTACTGGTACTTCACGTTGTACGGGCACCGGTCGGTGCGGCTGCTCGACGGCGGCCGCACGCGGTGGGAGCTCGACAACCGTTCACTGTCGACGGAGGTGCCGTCGCGGCCGCCGACCAGCTATCGGGTGGCCGCGCTAGAGCTGTCCGTGCGGGCGACGAGGGACGACGTGCTCGCCGCGATCGGGAGCGAGAACATCCTCGACGTCCGCGCGCCGGAGGAGTACTCCGGCCAGATCTTCGCGCCCGGTTTCGCGGGGGAGGCCTTCGCGCCCGGCAACAACCCGCACGAGGTGGCGCAACGATCCGGGCACGTGCCGGGAGCGCTGAACCGGCCATGGGAGGCCGTCGTCAACGACGATGGCACGTTCAAGACCGAGGGGGAACTCGCCGAGCTCTTCGCCGACCTGGACTCGAATGTCGGCTCGATCACCTACTGCTGGGTCGGCGCGCGGTCAGCGCACACCTGGTTCGTGCTGCGCGAGCTGCTGGGCTGGCCAGAGGTCCGCAACTACGACGGTTCGTGGGCCGAGTACGGATCGCTGCTCGGCGTTCCGGTGGAACGCACCTTCCAGGCGACGAAGTGA
- a CDS encoding SDR family oxidoreductase codes for MYRSSVGASEEMTTYFNSLHPLGRIATVTEAASAVAYLAGDDAAFFTGSVLAMDGGWAAQ; via the coding sequence ATGTACCGGTCGTCGGTCGGGGCGAGCGAGGAGATGACGACGTACTTCAACTCGCTGCACCCGCTGGGGCGCATCGCGACCGTAACCGAGGCGGCGTCGGCGGTGGCCTACCTGGCAGGTGACGACGCGGCGTTCTTCACCGGATCCGTGCTGGCCATGGACGGCGGATGGGCGGCGCAATGA
- a CDS encoding aminotransferase class V-fold PLP-dependent enzyme — translation MTLITEPTLLPIVGGDLEVPLVTGESVPYANLDYAASTPALAEVRHEMDRFLPWYSSVHRGAGYASQVSTRVYEQARRVLRRFVGAGPDSTVLFTRNTTDALNLLGRAMPEGTTVFRFSTDHHAALLPWRGARVCRLSVPASPGDAVRALARALAAAHQGPKLVVLTGASNVTGELWPVAELAEVARLFGARTVLDAAQLAAHRPLYLDGWAVDWVALSGHKLYAPFGAGALVGSADWLDTAAPYLAGGGATALVTELAGGESVTWSDLPHRHEGGSPNVVGAHAMAQGCEVLGKLGWDALIDHETAVAERLRDGLAAIPGVRQLRLWEPEHPKTGVVPFTVAGLDQQLVATALAAEHGIGIRDGAFCAHQLVNSLLTGPGLDEHDRALRASVGVGTTFTHVDRLVDGLKSLVREGPQWTYERRAGAWVPVPDPRPAPAFLEQL, via the coding sequence ATGACCCTCATCACCGAGCCGACCCTGCTACCGATCGTCGGCGGGGACCTGGAAGTTCCCTTGGTGACCGGGGAATCCGTGCCGTACGCCAATCTCGACTACGCGGCGAGCACGCCCGCGCTGGCTGAGGTGCGGCACGAGATGGACCGGTTCCTGCCCTGGTATAGCAGTGTGCACCGGGGCGCGGGCTACGCGTCTCAGGTGTCGACGCGGGTTTACGAGCAGGCGCGGAGGGTGCTGCGGAGGTTCGTCGGCGCCGGACCGGACAGCACCGTCCTGTTCACCCGAAACACGACCGACGCGCTCAACCTGCTCGGCCGGGCGATGCCCGAGGGCACCACAGTGTTCCGGTTCTCCACCGACCATCACGCCGCGTTGCTGCCGTGGCGTGGTGCGCGGGTGTGCCGGCTCAGCGTCCCGGCGAGCCCCGGAGACGCCGTGCGCGCGCTGGCCCGTGCGCTTGCGGCCGCGCACCAAGGGCCGAAACTCGTGGTCCTGACCGGGGCCTCGAACGTCACCGGTGAGCTGTGGCCGGTGGCCGAGCTTGCCGAGGTCGCGCGGCTCTTTGGTGCCCGCACGGTGCTCGACGCGGCCCAGCTGGCCGCGCATCGGCCCCTCTACCTGGACGGGTGGGCCGTGGACTGGGTGGCGTTGTCGGGACACAAGCTCTACGCGCCGTTTGGCGCCGGCGCCTTGGTCGGCTCGGCCGACTGGCTAGACACCGCCGCGCCGTACCTCGCGGGCGGTGGCGCGACGGCACTGGTCACCGAGCTCGCGGGAGGCGAGAGCGTGACCTGGTCGGACCTGCCGCATCGACACGAGGGTGGCTCGCCGAACGTCGTTGGCGCGCACGCTATGGCGCAGGGCTGCGAGGTGCTGGGCAAGCTGGGCTGGGACGCGCTGATCGACCATGAAACCGCGGTGGCCGAGCGGCTGCGTGACGGGCTCGCGGCGATTCCCGGTGTTCGGCAGCTCCGCCTGTGGGAGCCGGAACACCCGAAGACCGGAGTGGTGCCCTTCACCGTGGCCGGGCTCGACCAGCAGCTGGTCGCGACGGCGCTGGCCGCCGAGCATGGCATCGGAATCCGCGACGGCGCGTTCTGCGCACACCAGCTGGTGAACTCGCTGCTCACGGGCCCCGGCCTCGACGAGCACGACCGCGCGCTGCGGGCGAGCGTCGGCGTCGGCACGACCTTCACGCACGTCGACAGGCTGGTTGACGGGCTGAAATCGCTGGTGCGGGAAGGTCCACAGTGGACGTATGAACGACGGGCCGGTGCCTGGGTCCCGGTGCCCGATCCCCGCCCGGCTCCGGCGTTCCTGGAGCAGTTGTGA
- a CDS encoding LLM class flavin-dependent oxidoreductase, producing the protein MTARRFGVMLYPDQPVEVLVERALWLEQLGFDQVYLPDHSGDLRDRRGTWHDSWLVLAAIAVATSRVRLGTMVANQILRPPAQLAQQAMTLDHLSAGRLDLGIGAGIFSWDHHSVGGHPWEPKERLQRFADYVAIADGLLRADEPMFSFAGPRLWVQEVATAPGCVQSPRPPIILGGQSPTVLRTAAALAQGWNTHGPPGASAEDTLDATARQNRRLTELARLAGRDPAAIRRGYTIFRSWDPKMGKHTYEEVFYRFGEIGVSDFVLDWPGDTHLEEFARVATEVIPPLRE; encoded by the coding sequence GTGACCGCTCGCCGGTTCGGCGTGATGCTCTACCCGGACCAGCCGGTCGAGGTGCTCGTTGAGCGCGCGCTGTGGTTGGAGCAGCTGGGGTTCGACCAGGTCTATCTGCCCGACCACAGCGGTGATCTGAGGGACCGCCGCGGCACCTGGCACGACAGCTGGCTGGTGCTGGCGGCCATCGCGGTGGCCACGTCACGGGTAAGGCTCGGCACGATGGTGGCCAACCAGATCCTGCGGCCGCCCGCCCAGCTCGCGCAACAGGCGATGACGCTCGACCATCTGTCGGCGGGACGGCTGGATCTGGGTATCGGCGCCGGGATTTTCAGCTGGGATCACCACAGCGTGGGCGGACACCCGTGGGAGCCGAAGGAACGCCTGCAGCGATTCGCCGACTACGTGGCTATCGCCGACGGACTGCTGCGCGCCGACGAACCAATGTTCAGCTTCGCGGGGCCGCGGTTGTGGGTGCAAGAGGTCGCGACCGCACCGGGATGCGTGCAGTCGCCGCGCCCGCCAATCATCCTCGGCGGCCAGTCGCCGACCGTGCTGCGCACCGCCGCCGCGCTCGCACAGGGTTGGAACACTCACGGACCGCCCGGCGCATCCGCCGAGGACACGCTGGACGCGACCGCGCGGCAGAACCGGCGGCTGACCGAACTTGCCCGGTTGGCCGGACGGGATCCAGCGGCGATCCGCCGTGGGTACACGATTTTCAGGTCGTGGGATCCAAAGATGGGGAAGCACACCTATGAGGAGGTGTTCTATCGCTTCGGGGAGATTGGGGTGTCGGACTTCGTCCTCGACTGGCCGGGCGACACGCACCTGGAGGAGTTCGCGCGCGTCGCGACGGAGGTGATTCCCCCACTGCGTGAGTAG
- a CDS encoding GDSL-type esterase/lipase family protein, which translates to MRRLLLVPLLALAAVTATVFASLAPAASASAAQAASAAPAAVTASVALPNSMASTGDSITRSFNATTSGCFLSDCPQYSWSTGTSTVTSHYQRILAANPQISGNVFNDAKTGAKMAALDAQMKTAASQGAQYVTVMMGANDVCTSSRATMTPTATLQSQFQTALGNFFAARPNSQVFVSSIPNIYQLWAVLHTNSSARNAWSSFGICQSMLSSSNTEADRQAVLTQEKNDNAALASVCAQYVNCKWDNLATFNYQFTASDVSRIDYFHPSVSGQSRLAGTTWSAGFWPGV; encoded by the coding sequence ATGCGTCGCCTGCTGCTCGTGCCCTTGCTCGCCCTGGCCGCGGTCACCGCGACCGTGTTCGCGTCGCTGGCGCCGGCCGCGTCCGCCTCAGCCGCGCAGGCAGCCTCAGCCGCGCCGGCAGCGGTGACCGCCAGCGTGGCCTTGCCGAACTCGATGGCCTCCACAGGCGACTCGATCACCCGGTCGTTCAACGCCACCACCAGCGGATGCTTCCTGTCCGACTGCCCGCAGTACTCCTGGTCGACGGGCACCAGCACCGTGACCAGCCACTACCAGCGGATCCTCGCGGCCAACCCGCAGATCAGCGGCAACGTGTTCAACGACGCCAAGACCGGGGCCAAGATGGCCGCGCTGGACGCCCAGATGAAGACCGCGGCGAGCCAGGGCGCGCAATACGTGACGGTGATGATGGGCGCCAACGACGTCTGCACCTCGAGCCGGGCCACCATGACGCCGACCGCGACGCTGCAGAGCCAGTTCCAGACCGCGCTCGGCAACTTCTTCGCCGCCCGGCCGAACTCGCAGGTGTTCGTCAGCTCGATCCCGAACATCTACCAGCTGTGGGCGGTGCTGCACACCAACTCCTCAGCCCGCAACGCCTGGTCCTCGTTCGGGATCTGCCAGTCGATGCTGTCCAGCTCGAACACCGAGGCCGACCGGCAGGCCGTGCTGACCCAGGAGAAGAACGACAACGCCGCCCTGGCCAGCGTCTGCGCCCAGTACGTCAACTGCAAGTGGGACAACCTAGCCACCTTCAACTACCAGTTCACGGCCTCGGACGTGTCGAGGATCGACTACTTCCACCCGTCGGTGAGCGGTCAGAGCCGTCTGGCCGGGACCACCTGGAGCGCCGGTTTCTGGCCGGGTGTCTAG